The Lathyrus oleraceus cultivar Zhongwan6 chromosome 5, CAAS_Psat_ZW6_1.0, whole genome shotgun sequence genome includes the window AAATAACCACAGTTGACCTAtctatcaaatggatgtcaaatcCGCCTTTTTGAATGAACCACTTGAAGAGGAGGTATATGTAGGACAACCCCTTGGTTTTGTTGTGAAAGACCAAGAGCTAAAATTCTACAAGTTGAGGAAAGCGCTATATGGTttaaagaaagcttcaagaacTTGGAATAAAAGAATCGATGATTTCCTAAAGGATATTGGCTTCAAGAAATGTGTATCGGAGCATGGAGTATATGTGAAGACAGATGCGAGTGAAGGAGTAATCATTCTTTGTCTATATATGGATGACTTATTGATCACGAACAACAATGGTGAGTGCATTTCAAAGTTCAAGAGTGAACTTATGGATGAATTTGAGATGATGGTTATTGGCCTCATGACTTATTTTCTTTGCATTGAGTTTCACAAGTCCAAAATGGGATTGTTCATACATCAAAGGAGATATGCTCTTTAGATATTAAAAAAGTGTGAATGGAGAATTGCAATGCTTCCATTTCCCCAACTGAACCAAGGTTGCAATTGTATAAGAATGAGGATGAGGAAGATGTTGATCCAACTCAATATAGGAGGTTGATTGGATCCTTGCGTTACTTGTGCAATACGCGGTCGAACTTGGCGTTTAGTGTCGTTATTCTGAGTAGATTCATGGCGAGACCGAAGGTGTCTCACTTGGCAACAGTCAAGAGAATCCTACGTTATGTCAAAGGTTTTGTTGGCTGCGGAATTCTCTTTCCCGCAGCGGACACGGGCATAAAATGCAATTTTCTTGGTTTTACCGATTCTAACTGGTGGGGAGACAAAGATTATCGAAAGTCTACAGCTGGATACATCTTTATGTTTGATGTGACATCAATATCTTGGTGTTCGAAGAAGGAATCGATAGTTGCACTCTCATCTCTTGAGGCTGAGTACATTGTCGCTTCGTTATGTGTGTGCCAAGCCGTATGGCTTATGAATCTATTGGAGGAGATGGGCAGCAGTGAGGGTGGGGTTGTCACACTCTTAGTTAACAATGCTTCCGTGATTAATCTTGCTAAGAACCCAATTGCACATGAGAGGAGCAAGCACATTGAGATGGGGTTCCATTAATTGAGGGAACTTGTTAGCAAAGGGAGGACTAAGGGAGACGCAAATGATGTATTCAAGAGGTTGAAGATGAGCATGGGTATGGTAGACTTGCAGCCTTTGAGTTAAGGTGGTATGTTGAAGTTTGTTAAAGTAATTCAGGTGTTGTAATCGGTTACCACGGGCGTGTAACCGGTTACAGGAGCACCTGAGATATTTTCCAATAGCAGAAAAGTGAAGTTTTTGAAGGTGTAACTGATTATCATAaatggtgtaaccggttaccactgaaGTTGAACTAATTTCTTAGTTTTTCAGTGTctggtgtaaccggttacacgTTTTGGTGTAACCGGATATAAACTCGAGTTTTTGTATTTTCTACTATTGTACTTGGTCAAATTATATCTCAAATGTTTTATAACTCCTATATAAGTGTTTAGGGTGCACTCACACCCTGGTTAATGCAAGTATTTTCACCAATTTTGTGGTTGTTTGTTCAAACAAATCTCACATATCTCAAGCATTTTTATATTTACCAAAGAAAAATTATCAACACAATAAATGTCCACAATTACATATATTTGTACCTCCTTTAAAAAAAATGTTTGTACCTAAATCTGCTGTAATAGTTCTGTACAAAATGTTCTAGTAAAATAAATCAAATCAATATAAATAACAAAATCAATAAACAACTCTCGATTTTATGAGAAAATTAAGAATCAATTTATTCTAATTTAATGGATCCAATTGAAGAGGTCTAGGTCGAGCCATGGTTCTTCTCTTCCATAGATTAATCTCTTTTCTTGGCTTTAAATCAAGTCCATGATCACCACCACCACCAACCAAAATAGGTGCAGAAAATGGAATCATAAACTCTTCATCTTCACCATTATCATCATCACTCTCTATTCTCTCTTCATCTGAATAATAATTATCTATTTCTTCTTCCCCCACATGAGCCTTCCAATCAAAATTATCAAAAGTGC containing:
- the LOC127078555 gene encoding secreted RxLR effector protein 161-like, with amino-acid sequence MENCNASISPTEPRLQLYKNEDEEDVDPTQYRRLIGSLRYLCNTRSNLAFSVVILSRFMARPKVSHLATVKRILRYVKGFVGCGILFPAADTGIKCNFLGFTDSNWWGDKDYRKSTAGYIFMFDVTSISWCSKKESIVALSSLEAEYIVASLCVCQAVWLMNLLEEMGSSEGGVVTLLVNNASVINLAKNPIAHERSKHIEMGFH